In the genome of Bradyrhizobium arachidis, one region contains:
- a CDS encoding calcium:proton antiporter: MSAHGPMPRSAWLFPALAVLLFLIVTATGYGFTVSVGGFVFAVVLLVILFGTVFAAVHHSEVIAERIGEPYGTLLLTLAVTIIEVALITTIMLGDKPAPELARDTVFAVVMIVCNGLVGLCVLIGGLRYREQGFQVSGANVYLSVLFVLATMTLIMPNYTLTTPGPVFSALQLGFVDLVTIVLYGVFLYTQMVLHRDYFVHESEGGEGGAGHLSANMLVLSIVLLLISLGAVVLLAKKFSVVVDAVAVMIGAPPAFAGLVVALLILMPEGVSAIAAARKNDLQKSINLALGSSLATIGLTIPAVGIATYALDQPLVLGLNPQNTALLFLTFLLSMLTFGTGRTNVLFGLVHMVVFAVYVFMVFVP; encoded by the coding sequence ATGAGCGCACACGGACCGATGCCGCGGTCGGCCTGGCTGTTTCCTGCACTGGCGGTGCTGCTGTTCCTGATCGTCACGGCGACGGGCTACGGCTTCACCGTTTCGGTCGGCGGATTCGTGTTTGCGGTCGTCCTGCTGGTGATCCTGTTCGGGACCGTGTTCGCAGCCGTGCATCACTCCGAAGTGATCGCGGAGCGGATCGGCGAGCCTTACGGGACGCTGCTCCTGACGCTCGCGGTGACCATCATCGAGGTCGCGCTGATCACCACGATCATGCTGGGCGACAAGCCGGCGCCGGAGCTCGCGCGCGACACCGTGTTCGCGGTGGTGATGATCGTCTGCAACGGGCTGGTCGGCCTTTGCGTCCTGATTGGCGGGCTGCGCTACCGCGAGCAGGGGTTTCAGGTCTCGGGCGCCAACGTCTATCTCAGCGTCCTGTTCGTGCTGGCGACCATGACCCTGATCATGCCGAACTACACGCTGACGACGCCGGGACCGGTCTTTTCGGCGCTCCAGCTCGGCTTCGTCGACCTCGTGACGATCGTGCTCTACGGCGTGTTCCTCTACACCCAGATGGTGCTGCACCGGGACTATTTCGTGCACGAATCCGAGGGCGGCGAGGGTGGCGCTGGCCATCTCTCGGCAAACATGCTGGTGCTCAGCATCGTGCTGCTGCTGATTTCACTCGGCGCCGTGGTGTTGCTCGCCAAGAAGTTCTCGGTGGTGGTCGATGCCGTCGCCGTCATGATCGGCGCGCCGCCGGCCTTTGCCGGCCTCGTGGTCGCGCTCCTGATCCTGATGCCGGAGGGCGTCTCGGCGATCGCGGCGGCGCGCAAGAACGACCTCCAGAAGAGCATTAACCTGGCGCTCGGTTCCTCGCTTGCAACCATCGGCCTGACCATCCCGGCGGTCGGGATCGCCACCTATGCGCTCGACCAGCCGCTCGTGCTGGGCCTCAACCCCCAGAACACGGCGCTTCTGTTCCTGACATTCTTGCTGAGCATGCTGACTTTCGGCACCGGCAGGACCAACGTGCTGTTCGGCCTGGTCCATATGGTGGTATTTGCCGTCTACGTGTTCATGGTGTTCGTGCCCTGA
- a CDS encoding cupin domain-containing protein, with translation MLAAGSEVQIDNEEVRVTEWRLAPGSATGHHTHGMDYVIVPVVAGEMTIVAPNGERSKAQLAAGKSYFRKAGVQHDVLNETSTEIVFLEIELKP, from the coding sequence ATGCTAGCCGCCGGCTCCGAGGTTCAGATCGACAATGAAGAGGTCCGGGTGACCGAGTGGCGGCTCGCGCCTGGCAGCGCCACCGGGCATCACACCCACGGCATGGACTACGTCATTGTGCCCGTGGTGGCCGGGGAGATGACCATCGTGGCGCCCAATGGCGAGCGCTCCAAGGCGCAGCTTGCGGCCGGGAAATCCTACTTTCGCAAGGCGGGCGTCCAACATGACGTACTTAACGAAACCTCAACCGAGATCGTGTTCCTTGAGATCGAGCTGAAGCCGTAA
- a CDS encoding tetratricopeptide repeat protein — MASLFPERGLARLRQIWQQPLALALMGVALCGCSFDLGSLMPEKDKPQEAPKAAAAAESAVSAGNVTEAQAHTAKAQSLAKAGETAAALDEFNRAVGLDPYNAQALYGRALIYQGNNQHDFAIADFSAASGLNPQKVEPLLGRANSYLALGKFKEAADDLDEASEADPHNAQIWTARGQAYERLGDKAKAAASYNKAVALRPRDDTARSGLARVGG, encoded by the coding sequence ATGGCCTCCCTTTTCCCCGAGCGCGGCTTGGCGCGGCTCCGCCAGATCTGGCAGCAACCGCTCGCGCTGGCTTTGATGGGAGTTGCGCTGTGCGGCTGCTCCTTCGACCTGGGATCGCTGATGCCGGAGAAGGACAAGCCGCAGGAGGCGCCCAAGGCGGCCGCCGCCGCCGAGAGCGCGGTCAGCGCCGGCAACGTCACTGAGGCCCAGGCCCATACTGCAAAGGCCCAGTCCCTCGCCAAGGCGGGCGAGACCGCGGCGGCGCTCGACGAGTTCAATCGCGCGGTCGGGCTCGATCCCTACAATGCGCAGGCGCTCTATGGCCGCGCCCTGATCTACCAGGGCAATAACCAGCACGACTTCGCCATCGCCGATTTCAGCGCCGCGAGCGGGCTCAACCCGCAGAAGGTCGAGCCGCTGCTCGGCCGCGCCAACAGCTATCTCGCGCTCGGCAAATTCAAGGAGGCCGCGGACGACCTGGACGAGGCCTCAGAGGCCGATCCGCACAATGCCCAGATCTGGACCGCCCGCGGTCAGGCCTATGAACGGCTCGGCGACAAGGCCAAGGCGGCGGCATCCTACAACAAGGCGGTCGCTCTTCGTCCACGCGACGATACCGCCCGCAGCGGTCTCGCCCGCGTCGGCGGCTGA
- the rpsU gene encoding 30S ribosomal protein S21, with protein sequence MQVLVRDNNVDQALKALKKKMQREGIFREMKLRGHYEKPSEKKAREKAEAVRRARKLARKKLQREGLLPMKPKPVFGAGPGGDRGGRGGPGAGPRGPR encoded by the coding sequence GTGCAGGTTCTCGTTCGCGATAACAATGTCGATCAAGCCCTCAAGGCGCTGAAGAAGAAGATGCAGCGCGAGGGGATTTTCCGCGAGATGAAGCTCCGCGGTCATTACGAGAAGCCGTCCGAGAAGAAGGCCCGCGAAAAGGCCGAAGCCGTGCGCCGTGCGCGCAAGCTGGCCCGCAAGAAGCTGCAGCGCGAAGGCCTGCTGCCGATGAAGCCGAAGCCGGTGTTCGGCGCCGGTCCCGGCGGTGATCGTGGCGGCCGCGGCGGCCCGGGTGCTGGTCCGCGCGGACCGCGCTGA
- the aqpZ gene encoding aquaporin Z, which translates to MDMKKYAAEAIGTFWLTFAGCGSAVIAAGFPQVGIGLVGVSLAFGLSVVTMTYAIGHISGCHLNPAVTVGLAAGGRFPAGQILPYVIAQVCGAIIAAELLYVIASGAPGFDVTKGFASNGYDAHSPGQYSMVVCFITEVVMTMMFLFVIMGSTHGRAPAGFAPLAIGLALVMIHLVSIPVTNTSVNPARSTGPALFVGGWALAQLWLFWVAPLIGGALGGVIYRWLSEEPAGVVAGVKTA; encoded by the coding sequence ATGGATATGAAGAAATACGCCGCCGAGGCCATCGGCACATTCTGGCTCACATTCGCGGGCTGCGGCAGCGCGGTGATCGCGGCCGGCTTCCCCCAGGTCGGCATCGGTCTGGTCGGTGTCTCCCTGGCGTTCGGCTTGAGCGTCGTCACCATGACCTATGCGATCGGCCACATCTCGGGTTGCCACCTCAATCCAGCCGTCACCGTCGGGCTTGCCGCCGGCGGCCGTTTCCCGGCCGGCCAGATCCTGCCTTACGTGATCGCGCAGGTCTGCGGTGCGATCATCGCCGCAGAGCTGCTCTATGTGATTGCGAGCGGCGCCCCCGGATTCGACGTCACCAAGGGCTTTGCTTCCAACGGCTATGACGCGCATTCGCCCGGCCAGTACAGCATGGTCGTGTGCTTCATCACCGAGGTGGTGATGACCATGATGTTCCTGTTCGTCATCATGGGCTCAACGCACGGCCGCGCGCCCGCGGGCTTTGCGCCGCTCGCGATCGGGCTTGCGCTGGTGATGATCCATCTCGTCAGCATCCCCGTCACCAACACCTCGGTGAACCCGGCGCGCAGCACCGGCCCGGCGCTGTTCGTAGGTGGCTGGGCGCTGGCGCAACTCTGGCTGTTCTGGGTCGCACCGCTGATCGGCGGCGCGCTGGGCGGAGTGATCTATCGCTGGCTCAGCGAGGAGCCCGCCGGCGTCGTCGCGGGCGTGAAGACGGCCTAG
- a CDS encoding 5-(carboxyamino)imidazole ribonucleotide synthase, translating to MTDAKQVKLKPGDTIGILGGGQLGRMLAMAAARLGLRCQIFSPDPDSPAFDVVLNATCAEYADVEALELFAGDVDVITYEFENVPSAAAMVLDARRPVLPNRKILETTQDRLAEKDFVTKLGIGTAAYADVTSVSSLREAILRIGLPAVLKTRRFGYDGKGQAIIREGDDIAKVWTSLATKSAILEAFIPYEREISVIAARSATGEVECFDVTENEHRDHILKISRAPAPIPDALAEEARSIAGKIATALDYVGVLAVEMFVLANGTGPKVLVNEIAPRVHNSGHWTLDGASVSQFEQHIRAIAGWPLGKPVRHGEVVTMTNLIGDEIHDYEKWLSVPGATVHVYGKGAPRPGRKMGHVTEVRPPKFT from the coding sequence GTGACTGACGCAAAGCAGGTGAAGCTGAAGCCCGGCGACACCATCGGAATCCTCGGCGGCGGACAATTGGGGCGAATGCTGGCCATGGCCGCCGCGCGGCTCGGCCTGCGCTGCCAGATATTCTCGCCCGATCCGGATTCGCCGGCCTTCGACGTGGTGCTGAACGCGACCTGCGCCGAATATGCTGACGTCGAGGCGCTGGAGCTGTTCGCGGGCGACGTCGACGTCATCACCTATGAATTCGAGAACGTCCCGTCCGCAGCTGCAATGGTGCTGGACGCGCGCCGCCCGGTGCTGCCCAACCGCAAAATTCTCGAGACCACCCAGGACCGCCTCGCCGAGAAGGATTTCGTGACCAAGCTCGGCATCGGCACGGCGGCCTATGCCGATGTTACCTCGGTCTCCTCGCTGCGCGAGGCGATCCTGAGGATCGGCCTGCCGGCGGTGCTGAAGACCCGCCGCTTCGGCTATGACGGCAAGGGCCAGGCCATCATCCGCGAAGGCGACGACATCGCCAAGGTATGGACCAGCCTCGCCACCAAATCGGCGATCCTGGAAGCCTTCATCCCGTACGAGCGCGAGATCTCCGTGATCGCCGCGCGCTCGGCCACGGGCGAGGTCGAGTGCTTCGACGTCACCGAGAACGAGCACCGCGACCACATCCTGAAGATTTCGCGCGCGCCTGCGCCGATTCCGGATGCGCTCGCCGAGGAAGCGCGCAGCATCGCCGGCAAGATCGCAACCGCGCTCGACTATGTCGGCGTGCTGGCGGTCGAGATGTTCGTGCTCGCCAACGGCACCGGGCCGAAGGTGCTGGTCAACGAGATCGCCCCGCGCGTGCACAATTCCGGGCACTGGACGCTCGATGGCGCGTCGGTCTCGCAATTCGAGCAGCACATCCGCGCCATCGCCGGCTGGCCGCTCGGCAAGCCCGTGCGTCACGGCGAGGTCGTCACCATGACCAATCTGATCGGCGACGAGATCCACGATTACGAGAAGTGGCTGAGCGTGCCGGGTGCGACCGTGCACGTCTACGGCAAGGGCGCGCCGCGCCCCGGCCGCAAGATGGGCCATGTCACTGAAGTCAGGCCGCCGAAATTCACGTAG
- the purE gene encoding 5-(carboxyamino)imidazole ribonucleotide mutase: MTAPIAIIMGSQSDWETMRHAADTLAALGIAADTRIVSAHRTPDRLFAFAKGAKAAGHKVIIAGAGGAAHLPGMAAALTELPVFGVPVESRTLKGIDSLYSIVQMPAGIPVGTLAIGKAGAINAALLAASVLALSDPALSDRLAAWRKAQTEAVAERPEDKA, translated from the coding sequence ATGACCGCGCCGATCGCCATCATCATGGGAAGCCAGTCGGACTGGGAGACGATGCGGCACGCCGCCGACACGCTCGCAGCGCTCGGCATTGCCGCCGACACCCGCATCGTCTCGGCTCACCGCACCCCCGACCGGCTGTTTGCCTTCGCCAAGGGCGCCAAGGCGGCCGGCCATAAGGTCATCATCGCCGGCGCCGGCGGCGCGGCTCATCTGCCCGGCATGGCCGCGGCGCTGACAGAACTGCCGGTGTTCGGCGTTCCCGTCGAGTCCCGGACGCTCAAGGGCATCGATTCGCTCTATTCGATCGTGCAGATGCCCGCGGGCATCCCGGTCGGCACCCTCGCCATCGGCAAGGCCGGCGCGATCAACGCGGCGCTGCTTGCCGCTTCTGTGCTGGCATTGTCCGACCCGGCCCTGTCGGATCGCCTCGCCGCCTGGCGCAAGGCGCAGACCGAGGCGGTTGCCGAGCGCCCGGAGGACAAGGCGTGA